A single window of Acetohalobium arabaticum DSM 5501 DNA harbors:
- a CDS encoding carbonic anhydrase, translated as MKKEFLTAINCMDGRVQEPVIQWLQEEYRKEYVDMITEPGPNLILAEGQPKSNVESIKSRVEISVNKHGSDLVAVVGHYDCAGNPAGKEKQLEDIKSAVDKVKDWDLDAEVIGLWVDKEWKVERVEL; from the coding sequence ATGAAGAAAGAATTTTTAACAGCAATTAATTGTATGGACGGTAGAGTTCAAGAACCAGTAATTCAATGGCTCCAAGAAGAGTATCGCAAAGAATATGTTGATATGATTACCGAGCCCGGTCCAAATCTTATTTTAGCTGAAGGCCAGCCGAAATCCAATGTAGAATCAATCAAGAGCAGAGTTGAAATTTCAGTTAATAAGCATGGTTCTGATTTAGTAGCAGTAGTTGGTCACTATGACTGTGCCGGCAATCCAGCTGGTAAAGAGAAGCAGTTAGAAGATATCAAGTCTGCTGTAGATAAAGTGAAAGACTGGGATTTAGATGCTGAAGTTATCGGCCTCTGGGTTGATAAAGAATGGAAGGTTGAGAGGGTAGAATTGTAA
- a CDS encoding TrkH family potassium uptake protein: protein MRYKEMIIQRYKLLLKYIGILTIGIGVILLLPLLVLPFYPQNIMYSTSFLIPSFLYMILGGVIWKLIQSENNFTLSLKEGGIIVLASWILAIIASALPFIIAGKLNFTQAVFEATSGWTTTGLSVVNEAKTPNIFLLWRSIMQFFGGAGLIVVMLSSILHPYGFGLYNAEGRSDQLLPHVKQSAKAIMLIYSGYTIGGIILYILAGMGVFDAVNHSIAALSTGGFSTRQASIGYWNSISVEIVTWVLMLLGTTNFATHFALLKGKFKIFFKNGEVRLLGVLIAVFTPLISYFTLTELYNYLPDLLRRGIFETITAISTTGFSLDTFNNWNSFGMLSMILLMLIGGGTGSTAGGIKLYRIYLMFKSLIWQFEGYFLPQNAVRENYIWRGETKLYIKLEYIRETANYIYLYMGTYFIGVFIYLAYGYDLTNSMFEFASALGTVGLSIGITAADAPTGILWLETVGMFLGRLEFLVIFFAVAKIIKDLKFNLENK, encoded by the coding sequence ATGAGATATAAAGAGATGATTATTCAGAGATATAAATTACTTTTAAAATATATAGGGATTTTGACTATAGGTATTGGAGTTATTTTATTATTACCTCTTCTAGTGCTGCCGTTCTATCCTCAGAATATAATGTATAGTACTTCATTTTTGATTCCCAGTTTCTTATATATGATTCTGGGAGGTGTAATCTGGAAACTGATTCAATCTGAAAATAATTTTACTCTATCGTTAAAAGAGGGAGGAATTATTGTTTTAGCTTCCTGGATATTAGCAATTATAGCTTCTGCTTTGCCTTTTATTATAGCAGGTAAATTAAACTTTACTCAGGCTGTTTTTGAGGCTACTAGCGGTTGGACTACAACCGGCTTATCTGTAGTTAATGAAGCTAAGACTCCTAATATTTTTCTCTTATGGCGGAGTATTATGCAGTTCTTTGGCGGAGCTGGTTTGATAGTTGTTATGTTATCCTCCATTCTTCACCCTTATGGGTTTGGGTTATATAATGCTGAGGGGAGAAGTGATCAATTGTTGCCCCATGTAAAACAGTCTGCCAAAGCAATTATGTTGATTTATTCTGGTTATACCATTGGCGGTATTATTCTGTATATCTTAGCTGGAATGGGAGTATTTGATGCAGTTAACCATTCAATAGCAGCTTTATCTACAGGTGGATTTTCTACTAGACAGGCTAGTATTGGTTACTGGAATAGTATTTCTGTAGAAATAGTAACCTGGGTTTTAATGTTATTGGGAACTACTAATTTTGCGACTCATTTTGCTTTGTTAAAAGGAAAGTTTAAGATCTTCTTTAAGAATGGTGAAGTGAGGCTGTTAGGAGTATTAATTGCTGTCTTCACTCCACTTATTAGTTACTTTACTTTAACAGAGCTGTATAATTATCTACCTGATTTATTAAGAAGAGGGATCTTTGAAACTATAACTGCTATTTCAACAACTGGATTTTCACTTGATACTTTCAACAATTGGAATTCCTTCGGAATGTTAAGTATGATTTTATTAATGTTAATTGGTGGCGGAACCGGTTCTACAGCCGGAGGAATCAAACTTTATAGGATATATCTTATGTTCAAGTCATTAATTTGGCAGTTTGAGGGGTATTTTTTGCCCCAGAATGCTGTAAGAGAAAATTATATTTGGCGTGGAGAAACAAAATTGTATATAAAATTGGAGTACATTCGCGAAACTGCTAACTATATTTATCTATATATGGGGACATACTTTATTGGAGTATTTATATATTTAGCTTACGGTTATGATTTGACTAATTCCATGTTTGAATTTGCTTCTGCTTTAGGAACAGTTGGATTGTCAATTGGAATTACAGCTGCTGATGCACCGACAGGAATTTTATGGCTAGAGACAGTTGGAATGTTTTTAGGTAGACTAGAGTTTTTAGTTATCTTCTTTGCAGTAGCAAAGATAATTAAGGACCTTAAATTTAATTTAGAGAATAAATAA
- a CDS encoding potassium channel family protein, producing MRIIIVGGGKVVYHLTKNFTAKGYEVAIINKDKDYCKMLARETNSLAICGDGSKPEYLAQAEARKTDAVLALTGSDPDNLFICQLAQKEFGIPQTFSVVNNPDNEEIFKSLGVETIFNTTKLISLLIEQRVEISDVNNLLSIEEGRISISQVVLKSTSPVLGKTVRELDLPHDIVFGCVIREENVLIPHGDTKLLEGDKVLIITLPEKQGQAFSVLSGE from the coding sequence ATGAGAATTATCATAGTTGGAGGAGGAAAGGTTGTTTACCATTTAACTAAAAATTTTACTGCTAAAGGCTATGAAGTAGCTATTATCAACAAAGATAAAGATTACTGTAAGATGTTGGCTCGTGAGACTAATAGTCTTGCAATCTGTGGTGATGGTTCTAAGCCTGAGTATCTAGCCCAGGCAGAAGCTAGAAAAACAGATGCTGTTTTAGCTTTGACCGGTAGCGACCCGGATAATCTCTTTATTTGTCAATTAGCTCAGAAAGAATTTGGAATTCCGCAGACCTTTTCTGTAGTCAATAATCCTGATAATGAAGAGATATTTAAGAGTTTAGGGGTAGAAACGATCTTTAATACGACAAAATTGATCTCTTTGTTGATCGAACAGCGGGTAGAGATATCAGATGTAAATAATTTATTATCTATTGAAGAGGGTAGAATTAGTATTTCCCAGGTTGTTTTAAAATCTACTTCACCTGTATTGGGGAAGACAGTACGGGAGTTAGATCTACCGCATGATATTGTATTTGGCTGTGTAATTAGAGAAGAGAATGTATTGATTCCTCATGGAGATACTAAATTACTGGAAGGGGATAAAGTTTTAATTATTACTTTACCTGAAAAACAAGGACAGGCGTTTTCAGTTCTGTCGGGTGAATAG
- a CDS encoding potassium channel family protein gives MYILVIGCGRTGSSIANLLSKEGQNVVVVDKDSEAFDRLSAEFTGFTIVGDATEIEVLTEAKLDKTDAAVITTNDDNVNAMIAQIASELYDVPKVFVRVIDPSKEVIYEDTDIIEMSPTNLLVTEFKDKIIS, from the coding sequence ATGTATATTTTAGTGATTGGCTGTGGGAGAACCGGTTCTTCCATAGCTAATTTACTTTCTAAAGAAGGACAAAATGTAGTTGTAGTGGATAAGGATAGTGAAGCTTTTGATAGATTATCAGCTGAGTTTACTGGTTTTACAATTGTAGGTGATGCGACTGAGATTGAAGTTTTAACAGAGGCTAAACTGGATAAGACTGATGCAGCTGTAATTACTACTAATGATGATAATGTGAATGCAATGATAGCCCAGATAGCTAGTGAGTTATATGATGTTCCTAAAGTGTTTGTTAGAGTAATAGATCCTAGTAAAGAAGTTATTTATGAAGATACAGATATAATTGAAATGAGTCCAACCAATCTACTGGTGACTGAATTCAAGGATAAAATTATTAGTTGA
- a CDS encoding response regulator: protein MTQEKILIVDDEKNIRKTLKQCLQTDYEVVTAVNGEDGIDKFAEDDFAVILLDMKLPGIDGIKVLEEIKKEDNGANVIMITGFGSVKTAVKTMKLGAVDYLRKPFTPDEIRKIVQEVIDRDRIEIVEEELDSYEDYVQYAKSCINDRKFEKAREYLQKAVSLDTSKPEAFNLLGVIFEMQDKLKEAQKEYRAALALDPSYKPARDNLDRTTQFEYQKRDINLGEVDEEEDETEEA, encoded by the coding sequence ATGACTCAAGAGAAAATTTTAATAGTTGATGATGAAAAGAATATTAGAAAGACTCTAAAACAGTGTTTGCAGACAGATTATGAGGTAGTAACTGCTGTTAATGGAGAGGATGGAATAGATAAATTCGCTGAAGATGATTTTGCTGTTATATTATTGGATATGAAATTACCCGGTATAGATGGAATTAAGGTATTAGAAGAGATTAAAAAAGAGGATAATGGAGCTAATGTAATAATGATTACCGGCTTTGGTTCTGTAAAGACTGCAGTTAAGACAATGAAATTAGGAGCAGTAGATTATTTACGGAAGCCATTTACTCCTGATGAAATCAGAAAGATTGTTCAGGAAGTAATTGACCGGGATCGAATAGAAATTGTTGAGGAAGAGTTGGATAGTTATGAGGATTATGTTCAGTATGCTAAGTCATGTATTAATGACCGGAAGTTTGAAAAAGCTCGAGAATATTTACAGAAAGCAGTAAGCCTGGATACTTCTAAACCAGAAGCTTTTAATCTATTAGGAGTGATTTTTGAAATGCAGGATAAATTAAAGGAAGCACAGAAAGAGTATCGAGCAGCTCTGGCTTTAGATCCATCCTATAAACCGGCCCGGGATAATTTGGATAGGACTACCCAGTTTGAGTATCAGAAAAGAGATATTAATTTAGGTGAGGTAGATGAAGAGGAAGATGAGACAGAGGAGGCATAA
- a CDS encoding response regulator, translating to MNKILVVEDNKNIITVLRICLQNAGYEVKTVSNGVKAVETAFEWKPDLILLDIKIPKMNGFLVCETLKDEEVTANTPIIMLSAKAEEENIKKAYNLGAEGYITKPIEPKRLLAEIDKYL from the coding sequence TTGAATAAGATATTAGTAGTTGAGGACAATAAGAATATTATTACTGTTTTACGTATCTGTTTACAAAATGCAGGTTATGAAGTTAAGACTGTTTCTAATGGAGTTAAGGCAGTAGAGACTGCCTTTGAATGGAAACCAGATTTGATTTTGCTAGATATTAAGATTCCTAAAATGAATGGTTTTTTAGTCTGCGAAACATTGAAAGATGAAGAAGTTACAGCTAATACTCCTATTATAATGTTAAGTGCTAAAGCAGAAGAGGAGAATATCAAAAAAGCTTATAATTTAGGAGCAGAAGGCTATATAACTAAACCTATTGAACCTAAAAGATTACTGGCTGAAATTGATAAATACTTATAA
- a CDS encoding HAMP domain-containing sensor histidine kinase has translation MAKNLNLRTKILVGYLITVMIIIGVASWAIYNFVSLNESINDIMVENYRSVIAAEGMMEALERQDSAELIFVFGQQKKALDIFKKNQMQFMKHLSRAEDNITIDKEKKIIANLNQEYQNYLEMFSTLQRKADQSKLKEAQNFYLEEVMPQFEKIKTETRDLLLVNQNHMKTAQEKANDSAVKAVYSTAIFSVIATIFAILFGIYISNLIIKPVKELTATVKEIAAGNLDHEIKMDTKDEIGQLAHEFNSMTERLKEFEEMNVGKVIEEKNKSEAIVKSISNPLLVTDEENKVQLMNPKAEELFDLNEDNIVETHFLESIDEDRIFDLITETLDSGEEQVGKNNEVITFKPDNNDSKGHYFRINTTPVSDREGNTNLVVTLLEDITHLKEVDQMKSEFVSMVSHEFRTPLTSMNMGINMLLEENIGEINEEQKELLEVAKEDCEHLNNLVDDLLDLSKIESGEIDLEFDAVAVKKIFEASIQPFMTQAEEQGVDLITEETNGLEVYADFNKITWVITNLIGNALRYTGKGDKIKLLADKKGHKMHISVADTGEGIPKEYRHKIFKKFVRVGDDKDEETGTGLGLAISKEIIEAHGGRIWVESEVGEGSIFTFTLKLPK, from the coding sequence ATGGCTAAAAATTTGAACTTAAGAACAAAAATTTTAGTGGGATATCTGATAACAGTTATGATCATAATTGGAGTAGCCAGTTGGGCAATCTATAACTTTGTATCGTTAAATGAATCCATTAATGATATTATGGTAGAGAATTACCGCAGTGTGATTGCCGCCGAAGGGATGATGGAGGCTTTAGAAAGACAGGATAGTGCTGAACTGATCTTTGTCTTCGGTCAGCAGAAGAAAGCCCTGGACATCTTTAAAAAGAATCAGATGCAGTTTATGAAGCATCTATCGCGGGCTGAAGATAATATTACAATAGATAAGGAAAAAAAGATAATTGCTAATCTCAATCAGGAGTATCAAAATTATCTAGAAATGTTTTCAACCTTACAGAGAAAGGCTGATCAGTCCAAACTTAAAGAAGCCCAAAACTTTTATTTAGAAGAGGTAATGCCTCAATTTGAAAAGATAAAGACAGAAACTAGGGATCTATTACTTGTTAATCAGAATCATATGAAGACTGCTCAGGAAAAGGCTAATGATAGTGCTGTTAAAGCAGTTTATTCAACAGCTATTTTTTCAGTGATTGCTACTATTTTCGCGATTCTGTTTGGAATCTATATTTCTAATTTAATTATAAAGCCAGTTAAGGAATTGACAGCAACAGTAAAAGAAATAGCAGCAGGCAATTTGGATCATGAAATTAAAATGGATACTAAAGATGAAATTGGACAATTAGCTCATGAGTTTAATAGTATGACTGAGCGGTTAAAAGAATTTGAGGAGATGAATGTAGGTAAGGTGATTGAAGAGAAGAATAAATCAGAAGCAATCGTTAAGAGTATCTCCAATCCACTTTTAGTAACTGATGAAGAGAATAAAGTTCAGCTGATGAATCCTAAAGCAGAAGAGTTATTTGATTTAAATGAAGACAATATAGTAGAAACCCATTTCTTAGAATCAATTGATGAGGATAGGATCTTTGATTTAATTACTGAAACATTAGATTCAGGTGAAGAACAGGTCGGTAAGAATAACGAAGTTATAACGTTTAAGCCCGATAATAATGATAGTAAAGGACATTACTTTAGAATTAATACAACTCCTGTTAGTGATAGAGAAGGAAATACTAATTTGGTAGTAACTTTATTAGAAGACATTACTCATCTTAAAGAAGTAGATCAGATGAAATCTGAATTTGTATCTATGGTGTCCCATGAGTTCAGGACGCCGTTGACTTCAATGAATATGGGGATTAATATGTTATTAGAGGAGAATATTGGTGAGATAAATGAGGAACAAAAAGAGTTATTGGAAGTAGCCAAAGAGGACTGTGAGCATTTAAATAATTTAGTTGATGATCTGTTGGATCTTTCTAAGATAGAATCTGGAGAAATAGACTTAGAATTTGATGCAGTTGCAGTGAAAAAAATATTTGAAGCCTCTATTCAGCCATTTATGACTCAGGCTGAGGAGCAGGGAGTAGATTTAATAACTGAAGAAACTAATGGTTTAGAAGTTTATGCCGACTTTAATAAAATTACTTGGGTGATTACTAATTTAATTGGTAATGCTTTACGTTATACCGGAAAAGGAGATAAAATAAAACTTTTAGCTGATAAGAAAGGACATAAGATGCATATTTCAGTTGCTGATACCGGTGAAGGAATTCCTAAAGAATACCGTCATAAGATATTCAAAAAATTTGTGCGGGTAGGTGATGATAAGGATGAAGAAACCGGAACTGGACTGGGATTGGCTATTTCGAAAGAGATTATTGAAGCTCATGGCGGGCGAATCTGGGTTGAAAGTGAGGTAGGAGAAGGAAGTATCTTCACTTTTACTCTTAAACTACCGAAATAA
- a CDS encoding RNA-guided endonuclease InsQ/TnpB family protein: MKLSFKFKPDFSHKQLEIVKELSWHCSKLYNITNYAIKNNKDIKPVYTRLENNFKDNWHTDYLHSHNRQQLFKQLVQDWKSYFNSIEDYNNNPSKYQGQPRPPKFKYLDNNPSEVIFTNLATRIREGNLLLSLSKEIKNRYQVDSLKFRLPTVIESLIDEDNLSMSKGHSVENSLQQVRIKQDNLTNQWYLLIIYKQQPKENSPGDNIMSIDLGLDNLATLTFKDNTENYIINGKPLKSKNKYFNQEINRLQSIRMKQTGSKKFKDTKQIKKLRTKRRNYVFDYLHKASRKIVNLAKKHNVSKIVIGDLKEIKQGMDYNKSFVQVPIQRLKDLIEYKAKLEGIEVNIINEAYTSGCSAIDLEKLNKDNYNKSRRVERGLFQSNFGLTINADVNGSLNIMRKFLDKCIPELINRARDNGVVNPPKRLRVA; the protein is encoded by the coding sequence ATGAAACTATCTTTTAAATTTAAGCCCGATTTTAGTCATAAGCAACTAGAAATAGTTAAAGAGTTAAGTTGGCACTGTTCTAAGCTGTATAATATTACTAATTATGCAATCAAAAATAACAAAGATATTAAACCAGTCTATACTAGGTTAGAAAATAACTTTAAGGATAATTGGCATACCGACTATCTACATAGTCACAATAGGCAACAACTTTTTAAACAATTAGTTCAAGATTGGAAAAGTTACTTTAATAGCATTGAAGATTACAATAACAATCCTAGCAAGTATCAAGGTCAACCAAGACCACCTAAATTTAAGTATTTAGACAATAATCCAAGTGAAGTGATATTCACTAATTTAGCTACTAGAATTAGGGAGGGCAACTTGTTATTATCCTTATCCAAAGAGATTAAAAACCGATATCAGGTGGACAGTCTTAAATTTCGATTACCTACAGTAATTGAAAGCCTTATAGACGAGGATAATCTCTCCATGTCCAAAGGACATTCCGTGGAAAACTCCCTCCAACAAGTTAGGATAAAACAAGATAACCTAACTAACCAATGGTATCTATTAATAATATATAAACAACAGCCGAAAGAAAATTCTCCAGGTGATAATATAATGTCAATAGATTTAGGATTAGATAATTTAGCTACTTTAACCTTTAAAGATAATACTGAAAACTACATTATTAATGGTAAACCGCTCAAAAGTAAGAATAAGTATTTTAACCAGGAAATAAATAGATTGCAATCTATTAGAATGAAGCAAACTGGTAGCAAAAAATTTAAAGATACCAAACAAATTAAGAAACTTCGTACTAAACGTAGAAATTATGTATTTGATTACCTTCATAAAGCAAGTAGAAAAATAGTTAATTTGGCTAAAAAGCATAATGTGTCTAAAATAGTAATCGGTGATTTAAAAGAAATCAAGCAAGGTATGGATTATAATAAATCTTTCGTGCAAGTGCCAATTCAACGATTAAAAGATTTAATAGAATATAAGGCTAAACTAGAAGGTATAGAGGTTAATATCATTAATGAAGCCTATACTAGTGGATGCTCGGCAATTGATTTAGAGAAGTTAAATAAAGATAATTACAATAAGTCTCGCAGAGTTGAAAGAGGGCTTTTTCAATCTAATTTTGGATTAACTATAAATGCTGATGTAAATGGTAGTCTGAATATAATGCGTAAATTTCTAGATAAATGTATTCCCGAACTTATTAACCGAGCTAGGGATAATGGAGTCGTGAACCCTCCAAAAAGATTAAGGGTGGCTTAG
- a CDS encoding methyl-accepting chemotaxis protein has protein sequence MLGIELNDSLKKSITLKVGVAIIVVLTVIFTLVILDFRQAQTEEINKEIEKIILNISNQINAENKRTVDLVETLAQYQEVGNLGEREESISYLRSFLDNHSNFSAAYFAYESNADGADNEYIGTLENAHNVAGRFIPYVHRTESGIEMEPLLDISTSTYYQTPKKTGQTTLTEPYDYQGEMITETTHPIEVDGEFMGIAGIDRSLTEFQNMLRNLNPFKTARFYLLSSENKVVGTSDEDKLLTKYLNEIDQYKDAFNPLINSDQEKIVHNKELDRVIAYAPIEIGGWKILMTVEQSEIMSAVNEATFKMIILGVVGVLILCGLLYWLIKSSLSPLNTLQGKVEEIANKGGDLTQRLDVEEENEVGKLADAFNDLLASLQEIMKNITEETEEVASASQQLSASAEEGNAVIETTMNNIEQMTAGVEEASASSQQVTSFSEETGEIAEDGGEKLEQVMEQFENIKSSVEISTDNVEKLNELIQEIEEINDLITNIAEQTNLLALNASIEAARAGEHGEGFAVVAEEIRELAEETNDATDNIANLIEKTTIKADETLEATKENEEQITKGDKRVSEAGEAFEDIMSRLGDTIEQMQQASAAIEQLAAGSDEISNATDEVNQVIEEVTESSTDLADNSQRLQQMVNKFKV, from the coding sequence ATGCTAGGTATTGAACTTAATGATTCTCTAAAGAAATCTATAACACTTAAAGTAGGTGTAGCAATAATTGTTGTGTTAACAGTTATTTTCACCTTGGTAATACTTGATTTTAGACAGGCTCAAACGGAAGAAATCAATAAAGAAATAGAAAAGATTATTCTCAATATATCTAATCAAATTAATGCTGAAAATAAGCGAACAGTAGATTTAGTTGAAACACTGGCTCAATATCAGGAAGTAGGAAACCTAGGTGAAAGAGAAGAAAGTATAAGTTATTTACGCAGCTTTTTAGATAATCATTCTAATTTTTCAGCAGCTTATTTTGCTTATGAATCTAATGCTGATGGAGCGGATAATGAATATATTGGGACATTAGAGAATGCTCATAATGTTGCAGGAAGATTTATTCCTTATGTTCACAGAACAGAAAGTGGAATTGAAATGGAGCCACTGTTAGATATATCAACCAGCACATATTATCAAACACCTAAAAAGACCGGTCAGACAACACTTACAGAGCCCTATGATTATCAGGGTGAAATGATCACCGAAACAACCCATCCTATTGAAGTTGATGGTGAATTTATGGGGATTGCCGGAATAGATCGTAGTTTAACGGAATTTCAAAATATGTTAAGAAATTTAAATCCCTTTAAAACAGCTAGATTTTATCTTTTAAGCAGTGAAAATAAAGTTGTAGGTACTTCTGATGAAGATAAATTACTGACTAAATATTTGAATGAAATTGATCAGTATAAAGATGCTTTCAATCCACTGATAAATTCTGATCAAGAAAAGATAGTACATAATAAAGAGCTTGATAGAGTTATTGCTTATGCTCCTATTGAAATTGGCGGTTGGAAGATTTTAATGACAGTGGAGCAGAGTGAAATTATGTCTGCTGTAAATGAAGCAACTTTTAAAATGATTATTTTAGGAGTTGTTGGAGTCTTAATTTTATGTGGTCTGCTTTATTGGTTAATTAAGAGTTCATTAAGTCCATTAAATACTCTACAGGGAAAAGTAGAAGAGATTGCCAATAAAGGAGGAGATTTAACTCAAAGACTGGATGTAGAAGAAGAAAATGAAGTAGGTAAACTAGCAGATGCCTTTAATGATCTATTGGCTAGCTTACAAGAAATTATGAAAAATATTACCGAAGAGACAGAGGAAGTTGCTTCTGCTAGTCAGCAGTTATCAGCAAGTGCTGAGGAAGGTAATGCAGTAATTGAAACAACCATGAATAACATTGAACAGATGACTGCAGGTGTTGAAGAAGCATCAGCTAGTAGCCAGCAAGTAACTTCTTTTTCTGAAGAAACTGGCGAAATTGCAGAAGATGGCGGAGAGAAACTTGAACAAGTGATGGAGCAATTTGAAAATATAAAATCATCTGTTGAAATTTCTACAGATAACGTAGAGAAATTAAATGAATTAATTCAGGAAATAGAAGAGATTAATGATTTAATTACCAATATAGCAGAACAGACTAATTTATTAGCTTTAAATGCTTCAATTGAAGCAGCTAGAGCTGGAGAGCATGGTGAAGGTTTTGCAGTCGTTGCCGAAGAAATTAGAGAATTAGCTGAGGAAACTAACGACGCAACTGATAATATTGCTAATTTAATTGAAAAAACTACTATTAAGGCAGATGAAACTCTAGAAGCAACTAAAGAAAATGAAGAGCAAATAACTAAAGGGGATAAGCGGGTTAGTGAAGCCGGAGAGGCTTTTGAAGATATTATGAGTAGATTAGGAGATACTATAGAGCAGATGCAACAGGCTAGTGCTGCTATAGAACAATTAGCAGCTGGAAGTGATGAGATTAGTAATGCTACAGATGAAGTTAATCAGGTTATTGAAGAAGTTACTGAATCATCTACTGATTTAGCAGATAACTCCCAAAGATTACAACAAATGGTTAATAAATTTAAAGTTTAA
- a CDS encoding HD domain-containing phosphohydrolase — protein sequence MEEIILQHHERLDGSGYPQGLTEDEILVEAKIIAVADVVEAMSSHRPYRPDLGIKQARNEIKYNKGRLYDSQIVEVCLELLLNCLKLMNSFELEDNIEQG from the coding sequence ATTGAAGAGATAATACTTCAACATCACGAAAGATTGGATGGCTCTGGTTATCCGCAGGGACTTACAGAAGATGAGATTCTGGTAGAAGCCAAAATTATAGCTGTGGCTGATGTTGTCGAAGCGATGAGTTCCCATCGACCGTATCGTCCAGATTTAGGAATTAAACAAGCCAGGAATGAAATTAAATATAATAAAGGGAGGTTATATGATTCTCAAATAGTAGAAGTATGTTTAGAATTATTACTAAACTGCCTAAAACTGATGAATTCATTTGAGCTAGAAGATAATATTGAACAGGGATAA
- the mntA gene encoding type VII toxin-antitoxin system MntA family adenylyltransferase antitoxin, with the protein MMDKESIITTVREYCEEYKEIIGVYLFGSVAKDKFNNQSDIDIALMLDDKLDKLSVFDFKLQIAVGLEELLDREVDVVIFSNADLRLKHQILKGQLIIGKDNKLRVRKESEALSNYLDMKYFYNMYESELGRKFTDGK; encoded by the coding sequence ATGATGGATAAAGAGAGTATCATTACTACCGTTAGAGAGTATTGCGAAGAGTATAAGGAGATAATTGGAGTTTATCTATTCGGTTCGGTGGCTAAAGATAAATTCAATAATCAAAGTGATATAGATATAGCTCTGATGCTGGATGATAAGTTGGATAAATTATCTGTTTTTGATTTCAAGCTGCAGATAGCAGTTGGTTTAGAAGAACTGCTGGATAGAGAAGTTGATGTTGTAATTTTTTCTAATGCAGATTTGCGATTAAAGCATCAGATCTTAAAAGGGCAATTGATTATTGGTAAAGATAATAAATTACGGGTTAGAAAAGAAAGTGAAGCTTTGAGTAATTATCTTGATATGAAGTATTTCTATAATATGTATGAAAGTGAACTAGGGAGGAAATTCACAGATGGTAAATAA
- a CDS encoding cupin domain-containing protein — protein MSTNKIEEIKKENVSDGEKIKGTVKQVLTTEDEGISNIRMRYFTVEPGGHTPWHKHDWEHENYFVRGKGILVTKEEEIEVQPGMSGYVEANKMHQFKNPYDESFEFICLIPVAEE, from the coding sequence ATGTCTACGAACAAAATAGAAGAGATTAAAAAGGAAAATGTTAGTGATGGGGAGAAGATTAAGGGGACTGTGAAACAGGTCTTGACTACAGAAGATGAAGGGATTTCCAACATTCGCATGCGTTACTTTACTGTCGAGCCTGGGGGCCACACTCCTTGGCATAAGCATGACTGGGAACATGAAAATTACTTTGTCCGAGGGAAAGGAATCTTGGTAACCAAAGAAGAAGAGATAGAAGTCCAGCCTGGAATGTCTGGCTATGTGGAAGCAAATAAGATGCACCAATTTAAGAATCCTTACGATGAATCTTTTGAATTTATCTGTCTAATACCTGTTGCTGAAGAATAA